A window of the Acidithiobacillus thiooxidans ATCC 19377 genome harbors these coding sequences:
- a CDS encoding murein hydrolase activator EnvC family protein produces MTSRILLRSVTLLILTGLLPLGADASSLQEKIQNSREKLEHLHENLGQIQAHLNAGQKTQAELRDEIKTLDLKIATTRKKLADIQAQQQQTQLKLNELKQKITALQAELVQQKEILGKQLRGAYMLGGTTPLAVWLQTEKPGELGRMSVYYASLAKARSTLIVKTQNTAAQIVQTQHQVELREAGLVKLATQIQAQENTLNQQRQQHATLENQLTDRIAKDKAKIAELQANANILNGLVSRLVVQFRHQEAVAEAARRKAAAEAAARAAAQARAAAEARAAQQRRLAAEKRAEQRAAAVQKAEEQQRAEQVQRAAENAAPPTTEVHPPHITTVPQKPVPAAVSPSTPPPPAPRPAPSPSISPPSTPIIGHGRYPAPVNGPITARYGSPRVTGGLDWQGITFQAAQGTPVRAIAPGMVLYAGPLRGYGQIVIVQIGHSLLSIYGHLGSTDAHVGEQIAAGHQVGTVGSGGELGNDGLYFEIRNAGHPVNPLDYIHN; encoded by the coding sequence ATGACCTCGAGGATTTTGCTCCGTTCGGTTACTCTGCTGATACTGACCGGATTACTCCCACTGGGAGCAGATGCCAGTTCGCTTCAGGAAAAAATCCAAAACAGTCGCGAAAAACTGGAGCATCTCCACGAGAATCTGGGGCAAATTCAGGCCCATCTGAACGCCGGTCAAAAAACCCAGGCGGAGCTGCGCGACGAAATCAAAACGCTTGATCTAAAAATTGCGACGACCCGAAAAAAGCTGGCTGACATTCAGGCGCAACAACAACAAACCCAATTAAAACTGAATGAACTGAAACAAAAAATAACGGCATTGCAGGCAGAGTTGGTCCAGCAGAAAGAAATTCTGGGTAAACAATTGCGGGGGGCTTACATGCTCGGTGGGACAACCCCCCTCGCGGTCTGGCTACAAACCGAAAAGCCCGGAGAATTGGGACGGATGAGTGTTTATTACGCTTCCCTGGCCAAAGCCCGCAGCACGCTCATTGTAAAAACCCAAAATACGGCGGCACAAATCGTTCAGACACAACACCAGGTAGAGCTGAGAGAAGCGGGATTAGTGAAACTCGCCACGCAAATCCAGGCCCAGGAAAATACCCTGAACCAGCAGCGTCAGCAACATGCCACTCTCGAAAATCAGCTGACCGACCGGATCGCCAAAGACAAGGCCAAAATTGCCGAATTACAGGCTAACGCCAATATTCTTAATGGCTTGGTGAGTCGCCTGGTGGTTCAGTTCCGACACCAGGAGGCTGTTGCCGAAGCAGCGCGACGCAAGGCAGCGGCCGAAGCGGCGGCGCGTGCGGCAGCGCAAGCACGCGCCGCCGCCGAGGCAAGAGCTGCCCAACAACGCCGCCTGGCTGCGGAAAAGCGTGCCGAACAACGCGCTGCAGCCGTGCAAAAAGCCGAGGAACAACAGCGTGCGGAACAAGTCCAACGTGCTGCCGAAAATGCTGCACCTCCGACGACCGAAGTTCATCCGCCGCACATTACCACGGTTCCCCAGAAACCTGTTCCGGCAGCGGTCTCACCCTCGACACCTCCGCCGCCAGCACCTCGGCCTGCTCCCAGCCCGAGCATCAGCCCGCCCAGCACCCCGATCATCGGCCATGGCCGTTATCCGGCACCCGTTAACGGTCCCATTACCGCACGCTATGGCAGTCCGCGCGTAACCGGCGGTCTCGACTGGCAGGGTATTACTTTTCAGGCGGCACAAGGAACACCGGTTCGCGCCATTGCTCCCGGCATGGTACTTTATGCTGGCCCGCTCAGAGGTTACGGACAAATTGTGATTGTCCAGATTGGTCATAGCCTGCTCAGCATCTATGGACATCTGGGTTCCACCGATGCCCATGTCGGTGAACAAATCGCTGCAGGG